One region of Chitinophagales bacterium genomic DNA includes:
- the rseP gene encoding RIP metalloprotease RseP: MNIVIMVAQLLLSLTILVFVHELGHFLAAKFFKTKVERFYLFFDFLFPMPNVLNFALWKKKIGETEYGFGWFPLGGYVSIAGMVDETQDAEKLSSQPEPWEYRSKRSYQKMIIILGGIIFNLIFAVLIFAAVIKVFNKEYLPASQLNNGGVMVGDVAKSLGFKNGDVIVKVNGETPERFDDLVPINILFGGEYEVLRNENGVETTKKITIPDNFYKKFDKNLFYPLYHTLSAEVVVPGSNAEKGGLKVGDKILSAADITVMHFDHFRQILDSNKNKTINLLTIRGKDSLSLKVLVSNDGKIGFQPGFQLLDSKYKMKDYSIGQSLKYGYSECVKLFTLQLVNVVKIFKGEVEAKESVGGPIAIAKQFGVEWNWHRFWLFTAMISVGLAFANLLPIPGLDGGHAVIITIEAITRKPINPKVLQILQTIGTYLILALMVFVFYNDLTKK; encoded by the coding sequence ATGAATATTGTAATTATGGTCGCACAGCTATTATTGTCATTGACAATACTAGTTTTTGTGCATGAGTTAGGACATTTCCTCGCAGCTAAATTTTTCAAAACAAAGGTCGAGCGATTTTATCTCTTTTTTGACTTTCTATTCCCTATGCCGAATGTATTAAACTTCGCTTTATGGAAGAAGAAAATAGGAGAAACTGAGTATGGTTTCGGCTGGTTTCCACTCGGTGGATATGTATCCATAGCAGGAATGGTTGATGAAACTCAAGATGCTGAAAAGTTGAGTTCACAACCTGAACCTTGGGAGTACAGAAGTAAGCGAAGTTATCAAAAAATGATCATCATTTTAGGTGGTATCATTTTTAATTTGATATTTGCGGTACTCATTTTCGCAGCAGTCATAAAAGTTTTCAATAAAGAATACTTGCCTGCCTCACAATTAAATAATGGTGGAGTTATGGTTGGCGATGTAGCCAAGTCTTTAGGATTTAAAAATGGAGATGTGATTGTCAAGGTCAATGGAGAAACTCCTGAAAGATTTGATGACCTTGTGCCTATAAATATTCTTTTTGGTGGAGAATATGAGGTATTACGCAATGAAAACGGAGTTGAAACGACAAAAAAAATAACAATTCCGGATAATTTTTACAAGAAGTTTGATAAGAATCTCTTCTATCCGTTATACCACACTCTGTCTGCAGAGGTTGTAGTTCCTGGATCTAATGCTGAAAAGGGTGGTTTGAAAGTGGGGGATAAAATTTTATCTGCAGCTGATATTACCGTTATGCATTTCGATCATTTTCGCCAGATTTTAGATTCCAATAAGAATAAAACCATTAATCTATTAACTATAAGAGGGAAGGATTCTTTAAGTTTGAAAGTATTGGTGAGCAATGATGGTAAAATTGGCTTCCAGCCTGGATTTCAACTTTTAGATAGTAAGTATAAAATGAAAGATTATTCTATAGGACAAAGTTTGAAATATGGCTATAGTGAGTGTGTAAAACTTTTTACATTACAACTAGTGAATGTAGTAAAAATATTCAAAGGAGAGGTCGAAGCGAAAGAAAGTGTTGGCGGACCAATTGCTATTGCGAAACAATTTGGGGTTGAGTGGAATTGGCATAGGTTTTGGCTTTTCACCGCTATGATTTCAGTAGGGCTTGCTTTCGCTAATTTGCTCCCTATTCCGGGCTTGGATGGTGGGCATGCCGTAATTATTACCATTGAAGCTATAACACGTAAACCAATTAATCCTAAAGTTTTACAGATATTGCAAACTATTGGCACGTATTTGATACTTGCATTAATGGTATTCGTTTTTTATAACGACTTAACAAAAAAATAA
- the gyrB gene encoding DNA topoisomerase (ATP-hydrolyzing) subunit B, translating to MSENLEQTNNYGAESIQTLKGLEAVRMRPGMYVGGTDSRALHHLVNEVLDNSIDEALAGFCTEVITTILENGAMSIKDNGRGIPTGIQKDTGRSALELVMTELHAGGKFDKNSYKVSGGLNGVGVSCVNALSSHLRAVVHREGKIFEQEYREGKPQYDVREIGTSNDTGTEVIFQPDASIFDTVEFRYEFLANRMKELSFLNKGVKLILVDERVKNEDGQPKQETFFSENGLIDFVSYLDQSRTAILPKPIFIVGESEGVVVEVSFQYNTSYTENIFSFANNIQTIMGGTHVNGFKRAIAKCLKDYGDKNGIFAKMKVSLSAEDFREGLTAIVSVKVPNPQFRSQTKDELSNAEVTSVVSQAVTGVLEYYLEENPKESRVILEKVMIAANARHAAKKARELVQRKTVLTGSGLPGKLADCSEKDPGLSEIFLVEGDSAGGTAKTGRDRKFQAIMPLRGKILNVEKALEHKIYENEEIRNIFTALGVSIGTENDQKQLNIEKLRYHKIVIMCDADVDGSHITTLILTFFFRFMRPLVESGYVYVASPPLYQVKKGKKMQYCWNDKQRDEAIKELGGESGGGVVVQRYKGLGEMNPEQLWETTLDPERRILKKITIENAVEADHVFSMLMGDEVPPRREFIEQNAIYANIDV from the coding sequence ATGAGTGAAAATTTAGAACAAACAAACAATTATGGAGCGGAAAGCATCCAGACCCTAAAAGGACTCGAAGCGGTCAGAATGCGACCCGGAATGTATGTCGGAGGAACCGATTCTAGAGCCTTACACCACTTAGTCAATGAAGTATTAGATAACTCTATAGATGAAGCCTTAGCTGGCTTTTGTACGGAGGTTATTACAACTATTCTTGAGAATGGAGCTATGTCTATCAAAGATAACGGTCGTGGTATCCCTACCGGTATTCAAAAAGATACTGGACGAAGTGCTTTAGAACTCGTAATGACCGAACTCCATGCCGGTGGTAAATTTGATAAAAATTCATACAAAGTATCTGGTGGTCTCAATGGAGTAGGGGTATCCTGTGTGAATGCACTTTCTTCCCATTTGAGAGCGGTAGTGCATCGGGAAGGTAAAATTTTCGAACAGGAATATCGAGAAGGTAAACCACAATATGATGTCAGAGAAATCGGTACCTCCAATGATACAGGTACGGAGGTCATATTCCAGCCAGATGCGTCTATTTTCGATACCGTAGAGTTTCGCTATGAGTTTCTAGCTAATAGAATGAAGGAATTGAGCTTTTTGAATAAAGGAGTCAAGCTCATTCTGGTGGATGAACGTGTAAAAAATGAGGATGGTCAACCAAAACAAGAAACATTTTTTAGCGAAAATGGTTTGATTGATTTTGTGAGCTACCTAGACCAGTCGCGCACTGCTATTCTACCTAAGCCGATATTCATAGTAGGGGAATCTGAAGGTGTAGTCGTGGAGGTTTCCTTTCAATACAACACAAGCTACACGGAAAATATTTTCTCTTTTGCCAATAATATCCAAACCATTATGGGTGGTACGCATGTCAATGGTTTCAAACGAGCTATAGCCAAGTGCTTAAAAGATTATGGCGACAAGAATGGAATTTTTGCCAAGATGAAAGTTTCATTATCTGCCGAAGACTTCCGAGAGGGTCTGACAGCTATCGTTTCTGTAAAAGTCCCTAATCCTCAGTTTAGGTCTCAGACAAAAGATGAATTGAGCAATGCCGAAGTAACAAGTGTAGTATCGCAGGCAGTTACTGGAGTTTTAGAATATTATCTCGAAGAAAATCCAAAGGAATCGAGAGTCATCTTAGAAAAAGTCATGATAGCTGCCAATGCACGTCATGCTGCTAAAAAAGCTAGAGAATTAGTTCAGCGAAAAACAGTATTAACTGGCTCAGGTCTCCCTGGAAAACTAGCGGACTGCTCCGAAAAAGACCCTGGATTGAGCGAAATATTTCTCGTAGAGGGAGACTCGGCAGGTGGTACAGCCAAGACTGGTAGAGATAGAAAATTTCAAGCTATCATGCCACTGCGTGGAAAGATTCTAAACGTGGAAAAAGCTTTGGAACATAAGATTTATGAAAATGAAGAAATCAGAAACATATTTACTGCACTCGGTGTGAGTATAGGTACTGAGAATGATCAGAAGCAATTGAATATAGAAAAACTGCGTTATCACAAGATAGTCATCATGTGTGATGCCGACGTGGATGGTTCGCATATTACGACTTTGATTTTGACCTTCTTTTTCCGATTTATGCGTCCCTTGGTAGAGAGCGGGTATGTCTATGTAGCTTCACCACCTTTATATCAGGTAAAAAAAGGCAAGAAAATGCAATACTGCTGGAATGATAAGCAGCGAGATGAAGCCATCAAAGAACTTGGAGGTGAATCAGGTGGAGGTGTCGTAGTGCAGCGTTACAAAGGTCTTGGAGAAATGAACCCCGAACAACTTTGGGAGACTACCCTCGACCCTGAGCGCAGAATATTGAAAAAAATAACCATAGAAAATGCAGTAGAAGCAGATCATGTATTCTCCATGTTGATGGGCGATGAAGTACCACCTCGAAGAGAATTTATTGAACAAAATGCCATCTATGCCAATATAGATGTATAA
- a CDS encoding T9SS type A sorting domain-containing protein, translating into MRKKFTFSLLLSIVIFYTFINNSNNVANTKSWNSCTGGGCHTSSGAATVDSIILLHPISGAVMTGYYPDSNYKIRMVGAHTSGTTAFPNFGFQLRGINASSAVVGTFQTPFPTSTGLSTGSQMLTNSSAVAATGGKYIIEATWKAPTGQNTITLQSIINAVNGNGASSGDAISSPRSESFNVLGIVSTLNCPNRRQIGNLTSGTPATGVSFKIPYTGGNGGAHFGQVVASTGVTGLTATLNAGNFITGNDSVTYTVTGTASGPGSANFAINIGLKTCTVTLTVTAPAGAITSLDCANGRTIGTLTNGQAASGVSFKVPYTGGNTGSHSGQVVVSTGVTGLTATLAAGNFANGNDSVTYTVTGTPTSVGTANFALNIGGRSCTYAATVNAIPGTITALNCANGRLIGTLMNGTAALSTDSFKVPYTGGNGGAHSGQIVSSTGVGGLTATLNAGSFKTGNDSVTYSLSGTPTGTGNATFALNIGGRNCNYVANVLPPVGVVTNLNCAGGSVSGTLSNGVAASGVSFTIPYTGGNAGTYLADTIFSTTVTGLRAIIQAGLFANGSGSLTYTVTGTPTSAGSADFSVTRGGQTCAFSIPVNAGLIAAIDCGSGTTSGAAVSGAAASGLSFTVPYSGGNGGSHNGQTINSTNITGLTAILSSGSFANGAGNLTYNVTGTPTATGNANFNVNIGGKTCTYTITVGPGAIGSLNCGSGMTSGSLTAASLASGVSFDIPYTGGNGGSHSGQIVTSTGVTGLTATLSAGNFATGSGNLTYNITGTPSTFGSADFFLNIGGRSCLYSITVSPAVGVISALNCPNGTTVGTLTATVAANGVSFSIPYTGGNNGSHSGQIVTSTGALGLTATTPSGLFTNGAGNLTYNVTGTPSNAGNASFALNIGGKTCSYSIPVKLQQGTISSLLCGQTMTMGTLKGEQAASGVSFKVPYSGGNGGLYSAITNVTSTGVLGLTAQTPADTFAVGADSILFSVSGTPDKGGVASFSFTIDGKTCTHNIPVSLPNARIGGSLDCGNGARVGTLVRSEVASGVSFTIPYSGGNRGLYSAQTINSTGVSGLTASLGADTLKEGNGSLLFTVSGTPSSAGSANFSILIGGKSCNFSFNVIHPVGTVTTLVCDSIKLTKTEELMAQIPLAGVSLKIPYQGANGGSYNALSIASTGVTGLTAAANAGVLATGNGDIMLTISGTPANSGNAEFAINIGGKICNYVIPVKPLLEGTINSLSCNDGKISGFLIQSTASNGVSFTVPYDGGNRGYHFGQIVPSTGVTGLTASLNSGQFALGFGLVSYSISGTPSAEGTASFALNIGGKTCNFSIPVRSSLGQVTNISCDKGQLSTSVLVGNLNPGVFFTIPYQGGNGGPISTQPISSTGVIGLTAQSTGGVLNFGDGFLRFNLSGTTTTSGWANFNIQVGNQNCVYAVQVYPNNSSILSNTDKFEVYQYANKIHVKNHRENLNYTIYDLTGKNIKESIIKSNENMIDLEPIGLTAGTYFILLQGEKTSTSLKFIVE; encoded by the coding sequence ATGAGAAAAAAGTTTACCTTTAGTTTATTGCTATCCATAGTAATATTCTATACGTTTATCAACAATTCAAATAACGTAGCTAATACCAAGTCATGGAATAGCTGTACAGGAGGGGGTTGTCATACATCCTCTGGGGCAGCCACTGTTGATTCAATTATTCTACTCCATCCAATTTCTGGTGCTGTGATGACAGGTTATTATCCAGACTCTAATTATAAAATCAGAATGGTCGGGGCTCATACTTCGGGAACAACTGCTTTTCCTAATTTTGGATTTCAGCTACGCGGTATCAATGCATCGAGCGCAGTAGTAGGTACCTTTCAGACACCTTTTCCTACTAGTACAGGATTAAGTACTGGGAGTCAAATGCTAACTAATAGTTCGGCGGTGGCTGCTACTGGCGGTAAATATATTATTGAGGCCACATGGAAAGCTCCTACTGGTCAAAATACTATTACTTTACAGTCTATAATAAATGCTGTGAATGGAAATGGTGCTTCCTCCGGTGATGCTATATCATCCCCTAGAAGTGAATCATTTAATGTACTAGGTATTGTAAGTACTCTTAACTGCCCTAATAGACGACAAATTGGCAACTTAACATCAGGCACTCCAGCAACTGGGGTTTCGTTTAAAATACCATACACTGGTGGAAATGGTGGGGCGCATTTCGGTCAAGTAGTCGCTTCCACAGGGGTTACAGGTCTAACGGCTACTCTTAATGCAGGTAATTTTATCACTGGAAATGACTCTGTGACTTATACTGTCACAGGAACAGCTTCCGGACCAGGCAGTGCTAATTTCGCAATAAATATAGGACTTAAAACATGCACGGTAACATTAACAGTAACCGCTCCCGCTGGAGCTATAACTTCCTTAGATTGTGCTAATGGAAGAACTATTGGGACACTTACGAATGGACAAGCAGCAAGTGGTGTTTCATTCAAAGTGCCATACACAGGTGGTAACACAGGCTCCCACTCAGGTCAAGTGGTTGTATCAACTGGTGTAACGGGTCTTACTGCTACACTTGCCGCTGGTAATTTCGCCAATGGAAATGATAGTGTAACCTATACTGTAACTGGCACTCCGACAAGTGTAGGTACAGCTAACTTCGCCCTAAATATAGGTGGCAGAAGTTGTACTTATGCAGCTACAGTAAACGCTATTCCAGGTACTATCACAGCTTTAAATTGTGCGAATGGCAGACTCATAGGAACATTAATGAATGGAACAGCTGCTCTATCAACCGACTCTTTTAAAGTGCCATATACAGGTGGCAATGGTGGTGCACATAGTGGTCAGATTGTTAGCTCAACAGGAGTAGGTGGCTTGACAGCAACCTTAAATGCAGGAAGCTTTAAAACTGGAAATGACAGTGTGACTTATTCTTTATCAGGCACTCCGACAGGCACTGGTAACGCAACATTTGCTCTCAATATTGGTGGACGTAATTGTAACTATGTAGCCAATGTTCTCCCTCCAGTTGGTGTTGTGACTAACTTAAATTGTGCAGGAGGTAGTGTAAGTGGAACATTGTCCAATGGAGTAGCTGCTAGTGGAGTATCATTTACTATACCATATACTGGAGGAAATGCAGGAACCTATTTGGCTGACACCATATTCTCAACTACGGTAACTGGATTAAGAGCTATCATTCAAGCAGGATTATTTGCCAATGGTTCTGGAAGCCTTACCTATACCGTAACAGGAACTCCTACCTCAGCTGGTTCAGCTGATTTTTCAGTAACAAGAGGAGGACAAACTTGCGCATTTTCCATTCCAGTCAATGCAGGTTTAATAGCTGCTATAGATTGTGGATCAGGAACTACATCTGGAGCAGCTGTCTCAGGTGCTGCAGCCTCAGGATTATCCTTCACTGTGCCATATTCAGGAGGTAATGGTGGGTCTCACAACGGTCAAACTATCAACTCTACAAATATAACAGGTCTTACTGCTATTCTTTCTTCAGGTTCATTTGCCAATGGGGCAGGAAATCTTACCTATAATGTCACTGGAACTCCTACTGCCACAGGCAATGCCAATTTCAATGTCAATATAGGAGGTAAAACCTGTACTTATACTATTACAGTAGGTCCAGGAGCTATTGGAAGTTTAAATTGTGGATCAGGTATGACATCTGGTAGCTTAACAGCAGCTAGTTTGGCTAGCGGTGTTTCTTTCGATATTCCATATACAGGAGGAAATGGTGGTAGTCATAGCGGACAGATAGTTACTTCTACAGGTGTCACTGGTTTAACTGCCACATTATCTGCGGGCAACTTTGCTACAGGTTCTGGGAATTTAACCTATAATATTACAGGCACACCAAGTACTTTTGGTTCTGCAGATTTCTTCCTTAACATTGGTGGTAGGTCATGTTTATACTCAATTACTGTATCACCTGCAGTAGGAGTTATTTCTGCATTAAATTGCCCGAATGGAACGACAGTAGGTACCCTAACTGCTACTGTAGCAGCCAATGGAGTTTCATTCAGTATACCATACACAGGAGGAAATAATGGTTCGCATTCAGGACAAATAGTGACTTCCACGGGTGCTTTAGGGCTAACAGCGACCACACCATCTGGATTATTTACCAATGGTGCTGGAAATCTTACTTATAACGTTACTGGTACTCCTTCAAATGCTGGTAATGCAAGTTTTGCCTTAAACATTGGTGGTAAAACATGTAGTTATTCAATTCCAGTTAAGTTACAACAAGGAACTATTTCTTCTTTATTATGTGGTCAGACAATGACTATGGGGACATTGAAAGGCGAACAAGCTGCAAGTGGTGTTTCATTTAAAGTACCATACTCTGGTGGTAATGGAGGTTTATATTCCGCAATTACTAATGTCACTTCTACTGGAGTTTTAGGATTGACTGCTCAAACACCTGCTGATACCTTTGCGGTGGGTGCTGATAGTATTTTATTCAGTGTAAGTGGCACACCTGATAAAGGCGGTGTAGCTAGTTTCTCCTTTACTATTGATGGGAAAACTTGTACCCACAATATTCCTGTGAGCCTACCGAATGCAAGAATAGGTGGTAGCCTAGACTGCGGCAATGGAGCAAGAGTAGGAACATTAGTAAGATCAGAAGTAGCTTCTGGAGTTTCATTTACTATACCATATTCTGGAGGTAACAGAGGCTTATACTCGGCTCAGACAATTAATTCTACGGGAGTTAGCGGTCTGACTGCTAGTTTAGGAGCTGATACTTTAAAAGAAGGGAATGGCAGTCTATTGTTTACTGTTTCAGGAACACCTTCATCTGCCGGTTCGGCTAACTTTAGCATACTCATAGGAGGTAAATCTTGTAATTTTTCATTTAATGTCATTCATCCTGTAGGCACTGTCACTACGCTCGTTTGTGATAGTATAAAACTCACGAAAACGGAAGAGTTAATGGCACAAATACCATTGGCTGGGGTCTCATTAAAAATTCCATATCAGGGTGCAAATGGAGGTTCATACAACGCACTAAGCATAGCTTCTACAGGAGTTACTGGACTTACTGCGGCAGCCAATGCTGGTGTATTAGCTACAGGTAATGGAGATATTATGTTGACCATCTCTGGTACACCTGCGAACTCTGGTAATGCAGAATTTGCAATCAACATTGGAGGAAAAATATGTAATTACGTTATTCCAGTCAAACCATTATTAGAAGGTACAATTAACTCTCTCAGTTGTAATGATGGCAAAATATCAGGCTTCTTAATCCAAAGTACCGCAAGCAATGGTGTTTCTTTTACTGTCCCATATGACGGAGGCAATAGAGGTTACCATTTTGGTCAAATAGTCCCTTCTACAGGTGTTACAGGTTTAACTGCTAGTTTAAATTCGGGTCAGTTTGCTTTGGGATTTGGATTGGTTTCTTATTCTATTAGCGGTACTCCTTCAGCTGAAGGAACGGCTAGTTTTGCACTGAACATAGGAGGTAAGACATGTAACTTCTCTATTCCAGTAAGATCCTCACTTGGTCAAGTAACCAATATTAGCTGTGATAAAGGACAGTTAAGTACTTCTGTGTTAGTAGGAAATCTTAATCCTGGTGTATTCTTTACTATACCTTATCAAGGAGGCAATGGAGGTCCTATAAGCACGCAACCTATTTCATCTACAGGTGTTATTGGTCTCACGGCTCAGTCGACCGGTGGGGTACTTAATTTTGGAGATGGTTTCCTCAGATTTAATTTAAGTGGTACCACCACAACAAGTGGCTGGGCGAATTTCAACATTCAAGTAGGAAATCAAAATTGCGTTTATGCTGTTCAGGTTTATCCTAATAATAGTTCTATCTTATCAAATACAGATAAATTTGAAGTGTATCAGTATGCTAATAAAATTCATGTGAAAAATCACAGAGAAAATTTGAACTATACTATCTATGATTTAACTGGTAAGAATATAAAGGAATCTATTATAAAATCAAATGAAAATATGATAGACCTAGAACCAATAGGTTTGACTGCTGGCACTTACTTTATTTTACTGCAAGGTGAAAAAACAAGCACTAGCTTAAAATTTATTGTCGAATAG
- the tgt gene encoding tRNA guanosine(34) transglycosylase Tgt, with protein MSFFTLQHNSPNTHARAGIIQTAHGEIKTPIFMPVGTQATVKAVHFSELKTDIKAEIILGNTYHLYLRPGIEVIKNAGGLQKFGGWNKPMLTDSGGFQVYSLAHRRKITDEGVRFASHIDGSYHLFTPENVMDIQRAIGADIIMAFDECTPYPCEYDYAKKSLGLTHRWLDRCIEHFKKSDGPYGYQQHLFPIVQGSVYKDLRIESAKYIADKGAVGNAIGGLAVGEPAEEMYEMIELVNDILPHDAPRYLMGVGTPENILEAIDRGIDMFDCVMPTRNARHGYLFTHQGILHAKSKKWEFDLSPIDGLSGNELLRTTSKSYLRHLFKCEELLAMQIASINNLTFYLELVKEARQHIMEGDFSMWKKEKIKAISHIL; from the coding sequence ATGTCATTTTTCACACTACAGCATAATTCACCGAATACTCATGCCCGTGCAGGAATCATTCAAACGGCACATGGAGAAATAAAGACCCCTATTTTTATGCCTGTAGGAACACAGGCTACCGTTAAAGCAGTACATTTCTCAGAATTAAAGACAGACATTAAAGCTGAAATTATTCTTGGCAATACCTACCATCTTTATCTAAGACCTGGTATAGAGGTAATAAAAAATGCTGGCGGATTGCAGAAATTTGGGGGATGGAATAAACCTATGCTGACGGATAGCGGAGGCTTTCAAGTCTATTCACTAGCGCATCGCAGAAAAATAACAGATGAGGGCGTCAGGTTTGCTTCGCATATTGATGGTTCTTATCACTTATTCACTCCAGAGAATGTCATGGATATTCAGCGGGCTATCGGAGCCGATATTATTATGGCTTTTGATGAGTGTACGCCTTATCCTTGTGAATATGATTATGCAAAAAAATCACTGGGATTGACTCATAGATGGCTAGATCGTTGTATAGAACATTTCAAAAAATCAGATGGACCCTATGGATATCAGCAGCATTTATTTCCTATAGTTCAGGGCTCTGTATATAAAGATTTAAGAATAGAATCTGCTAAGTATATTGCGGATAAAGGAGCTGTGGGCAATGCTATAGGCGGGCTCGCCGTAGGCGAGCCCGCAGAAGAAATGTATGAAATGATAGAACTCGTAAATGATATTCTACCGCACGATGCTCCACGATATTTGATGGGCGTAGGAACACCGGAAAATATATTAGAAGCTATCGATAGAGGTATAGATATGTTTGACTGTGTCATGCCTACTCGCAACGCCAGGCATGGCTACCTTTTCACCCATCAGGGAATATTGCATGCTAAATCAAAAAAATGGGAATTTGATTTATCCCCAATAGATGGGTTGTCAGGAAATGAACTTCTTCGAACGACCAGCAAATCCTACCTCCGCCATCTCTTCAAATGCGAAGAATTACTGGCTATGCAGATAGCTTCTATTAATAATTTAACGTTCTATTTAGAGCTTGTGAAGGAAGCACGGCAGCATATTATGGAGGGAGACTTTTCAATGTGGAAGAAGGAGAAAATAAAAGCTATAAGTCATATTCTTTAG